ggtagtgacagccctaacggtcaacgtattccacctcgttcggatcggtgttgtaggaccgtagtcagagcttcctagtccccttctcatctctttctctggttagtgttctgatgtcccaaaataaataatctttgaagtaattctagatttttagatcaactagagaactctcacgaaacttcctctcttcccaccaaaaataattatatagttatccttgggtgatcttggatcttaattagtacactcacgttccctgtggaaaattgatactctggaatactcccgggtgaaggctacatcggtatccgtgcgcttgcgattttttctgtttgcgtttcaaatacccaacaagctctctggcgctgttgccggggaacggtagctgtgctagttcgaaccaagtcatccgtgtatcctttttcttttctcttttttaccacactcaccttatcattttcaccataccacatggatttcactctgaGCATTAATgaccatggaatttatttcatagccacttcatttactccatgctcatatgcaacatcttcccaatccattggtttttccaacatcaccacattcgagatctccaaccccctcatcctttctatttataaaaactttaaaagggcggttgtcgatgcatatgtctatattaaatattgtagatctcgttgagttgatcttgatataggtcagcattggaggggaaaccacttcgccgacataaattgatggtttcccaaggacaagcttagtgtcctaaaataagcactgatcagatcgtaacatgagctttgaattatttgcaatattaccttgtgaattgagcatataaggataattgtaaaaaaaattccttcgggtattcttgtcactaacctttccaggattggagcaagaagatcggatgaatgacaagcacaaggtatgtccaaccaatcatcatacaacattgaattaaattcatccaaacttgaattttgcaaaattcaagcttaggggagtactttacataaaaacatcctttgccatgttgctatgttggttgtccctacctttgagacatgctcaatttgttaaatactaatcacactacttcatctccacttaagtagatctctataaattctctcatgctacctttatttgctttagtatatgtctaggtttggagtagtttcatttatcccttaattaagcatggtgcttagtttaggaatgatgatcttacttccaaaggattttaaattaagcatggtgcttaggttaaaatgccctcctaaatcaaattacacatggtgtctaggttgatccttgagccgatagtatgctatagtagatattggatattttgttggactaacccctgtaggaaaattttcaatatcgacctaggaagtcctgagataaacccacattggagacaaagagagagacacatgaagtttaacaatttacacaaggaagacatagctcacaagagatgatccatggagggtgccataaacacgatgcacaaccgctaagagaggaaagcttccacaaggtgatactgtaaaatcactcttcaagtaaggtaacatcttaaagtacttgactatcacttttataagcttctccttggttctggcgttcacatgaataaaagagacaaacatgtatgatttacaactctagattaaccaacccaatcgattcaacatgtttagtccttccacctttgtgatcccacactcctattcttatgagctaaaatgttgcacactcaatctttggaagatatatatatatataaaatataagtatagatagattatctttccattaggttaagtgatctgatctgacaaatactTTAAATGctatactcatgatcttattatccatcaactttgtcttgctcactatgcttaaggttagagaagaacaaatacacttttggttctgttggtgttttccaccaacagggcccgtgcacttgatctctgccttgtctatgAGCAGGTAAACTTCGagtaaaatatgaaggacttttacaactcccagactccacctagtgaagaacctagatttacgagcacaaacacactggagatactggacactcaggcaatcactgccctgagatgcttgaggacgtaactactggagcaaCCCCaatgtggaagtaattactgaccttctgccggtcaagagagacaacccaggacgccccgtcattccgatctccatcggcatggtggacttcctagaagcactctacgactttggctccagcgtcaacattatgcccaggggaggccattcctaaatacATCAGgaggttgttgggtattttaaacgcaaacagaaaaatccgcaagcgcacggataccgatgtagctttcacccgagagtattccagagtatcgattttccacagagaacgtgagtgtactaattaagatccaagatcgcccaaggataactatatgattatttttggtgggaagagaggaagtttcctaagagttctctagttgatctaagaatcaagatttacttcaagattatctatatcgggacatcagaacactaaccacagaaagagatgagaagggggctaggaagctccgactacggtcctacaaacaccaatccgaatgtggtggaatacgttgaccgttagggctgtcactaccctagggctaccacaacaatccgtgggattgggtgcaattccaggtaatcgcaagactaaacaccacgtctaatctattaattactactctagcgttataaagactagagcacttgatgcaagcgggaatccaataaataacttgaatgtaaataaaagtaattaaagaactcaggaattatgaattgaagaacctggagaacgatgaagaacgaaccagatgctgcaaaagtataatgttgaggaagatccgacagatccggctcctcctccgctctcctcttctctctccctattttctagattacaactagaactaactagaactagaactagaggaactagaactagaactagatgaactagaactagatctagatgaactagaggtagaactagaagaactagagggatcctctctacttggatgaagaattgaaaccctaactttgattctgtagaagaggtatgatctccaggggccaggggggtctggttttatagtcccttcaagtgaatatgggccgttggatcaaaccgacttagattgaacggttatccttaatcctttaggtcggtggagatctcccgcaaagcagagtcctgattggactcaggaggtgggcgggcgcccagtaggacagggcgggcgccctgtctctggccccgtttcgcctccgcttcggtctcgtggcttctggagtcttctagatgtaagataattgcgcagcacgttaatatctctatgtaaacccgacgtgtgggcctttcctccgtatttcctgataaccccctgcagaaatagacaaacaccaaaactcgtggaattctgtcagataaaaccctaagtctaggtgttagttgcatttggatccttttccgtgattagttgatggttaaatgtgagcattaaggaccgtcaacagaggtgtcatctacgctagtgctgccaagatcagtttctacatcaagggaaggaaggagatgttttccttcaagaacaagactactcaaatctcagagcaattcctgacatgaaccaaggaagaggaccaacaggaggaacaggaacaagcaaatgtggaccgagtcagctaagatggtcattgtagttcaaggaggtcaagatcgtcgacttaaatcaccgttcctgaccaaaaaggacgacttaGGTATCCCAAGCATCcaatgctccattaatggatacaacttctagaagacgctttgcgacaccgggtcaggcgtcaacataatggccgcagccacctatcagctcctgctcGGAACCActaactacgccatccagcgaatcctaagacgactgagaaaacagagagtcccgttcggaggacttaaagacaccgaacgccttgccaagagttccacaaagctttgttgtctatttgagctccacagaattcaaggatcaaagaagactagcagacggaggacatcctactcactgtcagggtgctgccgacattcaaatacacctccgccacctgctagctacattagaagaaattacgtcaaaatctagcttgggggagagcacccccatttatccagctaagtattctactcacgtttatactttactctaataataaaaagatgcataatcatataaacccaaataaagattttgtgcttatatatatatctttgctttgtttgctaaataaataaataaataaagtttgctatgaacactcatgataagctctcacatggaaatgatgaatagttgctttgccatgactagatctcaaaattgaaatctctctctcaagtttaggcatgactgttattaattaagatttgctctaaacctgaacttgtggggagagtacttgatctaaagtctaagtcgttaacggatacgatatgggaaggttgagctgctgtttatctgttcctagagatgctaaaattctggagaattttatctttgaaaatctttaaaatgttgcatgatgagttcctgtatgatgagagtttaaattcctaccacagccatatatacatgcttgctatactttgagccacacatttactttttactgcttatgagcattgagtgtggtcaagttgtgtagacccttaggagcttgtcatgtggttaaatcaagattcacttgcacgttcagtcacacatgttgcttctactccagaagtacgcatccacatataaccacccatttccatctccagaatcacctaaaaatattctactcctaatccgagagagaatagccaaaaacatttctgtttttccctgtttaataaatgctcaagttatcttggttactaccacttgctatattattttaggagatgaatgcaagaaaataaaaaggggcaagtgcccggaacctcaaaagaacagaaaaagtgaaacgagaggtaaaaatggacaagtgtccggtagtagaattaggggtacaagatacccacctaagagaaaagaaaaataaaatatagagcatctcattctcctcaaaaattttcaaaagagcaagaaaggtatgtatcccctcaaaagagcataagtagaattagactttcaccattgttatcaccatcatcaccatacaccattcattcgccacacatgcacatcttgatttgacttattgacttgttcttctggatccatggtttgactatgcaataaatgtcttgtaagtatgtattagctgtctgccacctatgagctccagatataaaaactttattagagtagggtgagagagaaggcaatgtcactatgccttataccacaaataccacatactttgagagaaggcatataccattactgccttggtaaggatccagaaatatcacaaaagagagatctgagagagtcatacatggaatctctgagttttatttgaaaatctacaaaaactccagagctataggtgatcaagaataagagacatggtgcttgactagaccgttctatcttttaactactcaagacagaagtgacggttacaagtcccatggtaaaaggtaaaacaAGTAAGTTTTCAGTCTTGACTGTCTactctaacctagagatgagatcttatttgaatgcatgtatatctttaagccatgaaaccactgcagaaactcttgagtccatctttgctcagggacgagcaaaggttaagcttgggggagcttgttgacggtccttaatgctcacatttaaccatcaattaatcatggaaaaggatccaaatgcaacgaacacctagacttagcgttttatctgacagaattccatgagttttggtgtttgtctatttctgcagggggttatcaggaaatacggaggaaaggcccacatgtcgggtttacatagagatattaaagtgccatgcaattttctaccatctagaagactccagaagccacgggaaggaagcggaggccgagaggactcagggacagggcgcccgccctcctttcctgggcgcccgccctcatccAGAGTCccatcaggactctctttcgggatcaatctccaccaacctaaaggatcaaggataaccattcaatcaatgtcggtttgatccaacggcccatattcacttgaagggactataaaaccagaccccctggcccctggagatcatacctcttctacataatcaaagttagggtttcaattcttcatccaagtagagaggatccctctagttcttctagttctacctgtagttcatctagatctagttctagttcatctagttttagttctagttcctctagttctagttctagttagttctagttgtaatctagaaaatagggagagagaagaggagaggggaggaggagccggatctgtcggatcttcctcaacattgtacttttgcagcaactggttcgttcttcatcgttctccaggttcttcaactcataattcctgagttctttaattacttttatttacattcaagttatttattggattcccgcttgcatcaagtgctctagtctttataacgttagagtagtaattaatagattagacgtggtgtttagtcttgcgattacctagaattgcacccaatcctacggattgttgtggtagccttagggtagtgacagccctaacggtcgacgtattccacctcgttcagatcggtgttgtaggaccgtagtcagagcttcctagcccccttctcatctctttctgtggttagtgttctgatgtcccgaaataaataatctttgaagtaattcttgatttttagatcaactagagaactctcaggaaacttcctctcttcccaccaaaaataattatatagttatccttaggtgatcttggatcttaattagtacactcacgttccctgtggaaaatcgatactctggaatactcccgggtgaaggctacatcggtatccgtgcgcttgctgatttttctgtttgcgtttaaaatacccaacacttaatttcttgctgctccaatggccgaagagttccacgacgattgggaagtcatcccctacgacctcaacaagaagcccaaggaagaccccgacgcctagaagccatgccattacgccagcgcagcaccacacaatcctaccatgctcaaccggTTCTCATCGCACCGCCACAGCCCCTAtttctcaagggatcatcagcgaagaaggaggccaccgtcaaggtgccaaccaacacgaggatcctgccacccagacccaatgagagggtcgttggagtcaagaccaacctgagcggcgagatcagcagcatccgctacactatgGAGGAAGAGAGGACTTACTTtgaggggattagagcagccaaagtctgtttcatccctccaaaggcagccccaaagcacgctctcaatgcttttgagacacctcctaagcgtcgcaagactatagtagatattgataaggacgttcgtaggctagacagggtcatcatagaactccagtcctcggttaattcTATCGGTAGGCACctctctaaccagaacaccattatactaggccttaggcatgatcttgctagtgccaataagaagattagggagttagagcgccgctaagttatctagattagatcttgaggaaatgcatcttagttatttatcgtTAAATTCAGTTTAGTtctattattagcttcagttctttactagtcatttgtaataaatgtctcaagattaataaagagtattattattattattatgtcttgtgtgtctctactttattttgtaTGCAAGAAAGTAGAAAACAAGTCTGGGGGAGAtctctcgacatgccaaacacacttcaactacaccactccacgattcaggtacatactctgcacactttgcacataaatatatatcttggattatgtagaatattgtctctgacatgataaattaaaaaggattaaaatgtttctaatcatgattaatctcactctgtgatatttcctgaaacctgcaattattgaaaaatcattttaaaaccctatgttacttaagtcattgtggaatgtgagatggtagagtatgagtaccttattcctgatatcattgttgcttggagaatttattcaaaaattttagctaccatcctcagtgttttatatgcctgataaacctgaaaatagtaataattataaaaactatctgctctgtattgagttagttcaaaatgagttagacccctgttgagagatttatcatgctcctaatatCAAGACATCTATTTAGAAAGATTCACTAtttcgaagtattattgcgttagagacatggcctatgcaaaaataaggatatttcgacgaaataaaaatgaccaagtgctcgacaacctcgcagaaaaaatggacaagtgtccggcagtagaattaggagtaCCTCGATATCCAcctgaaaaaagaagaaaagaaagaaaatgatagcccatggtccctctaataagcaatatgccagtaagagttgacaagtttttaattttcaatgtctttgatctaagagtatggcattcttctcctcggatcccgttttgatcaggcaataaatgcaaggtaagaatgcttgagaatttttctaAATTAAAATAGCCTcaatgagatatataaaagataatgagtgacctgagagaacctacgaggataaaggtatgctaaatttcttttcaaaaatatacaaaaaaaatctccaagtgacaggattaagaagaaaggacctctgctcttaaccatatatttccctgactacggtacacagtgaatttttacaacaccctgtaggtatgaagaaaatgttttacaatgttttaaccccagatgtttttcttaaccatccttttctcgaggacgagtaaaagcctaagtatgggggtgtttgttgacggttcttaagtaccaattttaattatcaaataaacaagagaaaggaccaatatgcaaacaacacctagaattagggtttgatttgacagaattccatgagttttgttgtttatctgtttctgcagggggttatcaggaaataaggaaggaaggcccacatgtcgggattacatagagatattaacgcaccgcgcaattttctaccatctagaagactccagaagccacgggaacgaacgggaaggcgatcgggcccgggggctgggtgcccgccctcgcccctagggcgcccgccctggtggtgtggccaatcacgttcaacttcgcggatcacgctccaccgacctaaaggatcaagataaccgttcaatcaatatcggtttgatccaacggcccacgttcacccgAGGGGACtactagtatagtgcccgtgcgttgctacggtttTATTTTAGagatataattaataaaaacaACTGCTTTCAACGAAACAACGatatatttttcatagtttatagtCTCAGACAATTGCGTATGATAATTAATAAAATCCAAAATACACTCATGAATAAGAAGGAACAATAAAGCTATGTCTCATATATTtactagtatagtgcccgtgcgttgctacggtttTATCTAGAGACATACTTAATAAAAACAACTATTTTCAACGAAACAACGatatatttttcataatttATAGTCTCGGACAATTGTATATGATAATTAATATAATCTAAAATACACTTATGAATAATTAAGAAAAGGAACAATAAACCATGTCTCATATATTTATACTACAAATAAGTTCCTAATTGCTTAAGTAGATCTCGAAGCTCTTTAGGGATAATGTTTGCACGTTCATTTTGATTACTCTGTAGAATGTCCACCAAGCATTCCGTCCTCAACGAATGTCCACTCTGTAAATGACAGATAGTAAGTTAACTTATTAATTTGCTATGCACTCTACAAAAtttacataaaggatatatagttTATATGCTTACAGGGTGGACAAACAATTTTTCCCCGTCCCACTCTTTTAAATAACTATATACAAGGCTTGACACTTTCCTGGAGAAGAGCAAATGTTTATTTGTGGTAGCTAAATGACATGACTATTTGATGAGAAAGATCAAATTAGTTTTTGTACTTTAAAACAGTTTCTGACCTCTATCTAGCACTAAAGTCAGATTCCAAAATGTAATCTAAAACATCTTTGGATAAATAGAGTTCAATCCAATAGCAAAAACATATTAATCGTCTATGAATTAGAAATCGTGCAATAACAATCTAAGAGGACATGGTAAGCCTTCCATACCAAACTCTTAAGCTTTCTAAAGCTTTTCAATCAAGTCTTGAGAATGAAGCTCTGTCCTTGGTAAATGCATCAAGCAAGAGGGCAACCTGCAGCAAAATAGGAAACAATTACCATGGATCAGACACCAAGATGGCCGCCGTGCCATGCATCTTGCTCTCTGCCGTCGTGGCTCGTGCTGTGAGGATGCAATGCCGACCTCCTTCTCGAAGAGATGCCTGGGGCTATGGATCAGAAAAACAAACAATACTTATGATCTCCCCAAACAAAATCCATTGAGCATAGAAC
This window of the Sorghum bicolor cultivar BTx623 chromosome 7, Sorghum_bicolor_NCBIv3, whole genome shotgun sequence genome carries:
- the LOC110436889 gene encoding uncharacterized protein LOC110436889 isoform X2; translated protein: MVEHWQQVTPAAILRVYLEIAFLPESSEGCSAAEQLEPQASLREGGRHCILTARATTAESKMHGTAAILVSDPWKVSSLVYSYLKEWDGEKLFVHPSGHSLRTECLVDILQSNQNERANIIPKELRDLLKQLGTYL
- the LOC110436889 gene encoding uncharacterized protein LOC110436889 isoform X1 produces the protein MVEHWQQVTPAAILRGHGFKIQVYLEIAFLPESSEGCSAAEQLEPQASLREGGRHCILTARATTAESKMHGTAAILVSDPWKVSSLVYSYLKEWDGEKLFVHPSGHSLRTECLVDILQSNQNERANIIPKELRDLLKQLGTYL
- the LOC110436889 gene encoding uncharacterized protein LOC110436889 isoform X3, with the translated sequence MVEHWQQVTPAAILRGHGFKIQVYLEIAFLPESSEGCSAAEQLEVEVFILVPRHLFEKEVGIASSQHEPRRQRARCMARRPSWCLIHEWTFVEDGMLGGHSTE